The genomic interval CATATCGCGACGCTGTCCGTACCGAAACACCGAGAAGTCGCCCGAGGTACGCTGAGAAGTTTAATTCAAAAAGCGGACGTAACGCCGGAAGAATTCCTCGCGGCTTTGGGGAAATGATATAGACGCGCCGGAGGGATTTAAACCTTCTCTCGCGCTTGGTCCGGCGAAGCGGTCCGAGAAAGCAAACAGGATATGTGAAAGGGTCTTCTCCAACGTCGCTATAAACTATATCCGCCAATAATCGATATGGACTCCAAAGCCCTACGACAATCGTTCCTGGACTTCTTCGCCCAGCGCGGCCATAAGATCGTGGCGCCGGCGCCGCTCGTCCCCGCCGGCGACCCGACGCTGCTGTTCACCACCGCCGGCATGGTCCAGTTCAAGCCCCTCTTCGCCGGGACCGTCGAGCTGGCGTTCACCCGCGCGGCGAGCTGCCAGCCGTGCCTGCGCGCCGGCGGCAAGGACTCCGACCTCGCGCTCGTGGGCCACACCCTCCGCCACCACACCCTCTTCGAGATGCTGGGCAACTTCTCCTTCGGCGACTACTTCAAGCGCGAGGCCATC from bacterium carries:
- a CDS encoding type II toxin-antitoxin system HicA family toxin translates to MPKIPVLKPDEAVKGFERLGWEVARHRGSHIILTKPGHIATLSVPKHREVARGTLRSLIQKADVTPEEFLAALGK